A single window of Methylobacterium nodulans ORS 2060 DNA harbors:
- a CDS encoding pseudouridine synthase: MSDSNDHEPRGPRRRRGTGEPDPAPAPAPAPSEPERIAKVIARAGIASRRDAEAMILEGRVTLNGETLTSPAVNVGPNDRITVDGEPLPVRERTRLWIFHKPRGVVTTARDPEGRQTVFEILPEDLPRVVAVGRLDINTEGLLLLTNDGGLAKVIAHPETGWLRRYRVRAYGDIDQAQLDRLRDGVTIDGMEYGPIEASIDRQQGDNVWLTLGLREGKNREVKRILEHLGLSVNRLIRLSFGPFQLGDLEVGLVEEVRTKVLKEQLGTALAEQAGVDFTSPVREPIAPFGSPKGARKTAAATAQAPQGRGEGRPARGERPAWGERPMWGERPARGGRDPARPQFGRAPGPGTRPERSRTPEAGPAPRRMVWRDPEAEAASEARPRVRRRSSDPKEARAAAAERPRERVGAIASGERRVVVERLVAEPAPEPSRPPRPEGRLRPEGRPRPEGRHRPEGRQEGERPARAERPDRAPRAREERPARRPYAEGAAPERRGPKGGFGGGPPGSGKGGFGKGGFAKSGGRSGPGKPAGKGGARPGGAPGGRGRAGPSAGAGRPGGGPPRGGPPRGGRPPRGH; this comes from the coding sequence ATGAGCGACAGCAACGACCACGAGCCCCGCGGGCCCAGGCGCCGCCGCGGGACGGGCGAGCCTGACCCGGCTCCGGCTCCCGCACCGGCCCCTTCCGAGCCCGAGCGCATCGCCAAGGTCATCGCGCGGGCGGGCATCGCCTCGCGGCGCGACGCGGAGGCGATGATCCTGGAGGGACGGGTGACCCTGAACGGCGAGACCCTGACCTCTCCGGCCGTGAATGTCGGCCCCAACGACCGGATCACCGTCGACGGCGAGCCCCTGCCCGTCCGCGAGCGCACGCGGCTGTGGATCTTCCACAAGCCGCGGGGCGTGGTGACGACGGCCCGCGACCCGGAGGGCCGCCAGACCGTGTTCGAGATCCTGCCCGAGGATCTGCCGCGGGTGGTGGCGGTCGGCCGGCTCGACATCAACACCGAGGGGCTCCTGCTCCTCACCAATGACGGCGGCCTCGCCAAGGTCATCGCCCATCCGGAGACCGGCTGGCTGCGCCGCTACCGGGTGCGGGCCTATGGCGACATCGACCAGGCGCAGCTCGACCGGCTGCGCGACGGCGTCACCATCGACGGCATGGAGTACGGCCCGATCGAGGCCTCCATCGACCGGCAGCAGGGCGACAACGTCTGGCTGACGCTCGGCCTGCGCGAGGGGAAGAACCGCGAGGTCAAGCGGATCCTGGAGCATCTCGGCCTCTCGGTGAACCGGCTGATCCGGCTCTCCTTCGGGCCGTTCCAGCTCGGCGATCTGGAGGTCGGGCTGGTCGAGGAGGTGCGCACCAAGGTGCTGAAGGAGCAGCTCGGCACTGCGCTCGCCGAGCAGGCGGGCGTCGACTTCACGAGCCCGGTACGCGAGCCGATCGCGCCCTTCGGCTCGCCGAAGGGCGCCAGGAAGACGGCGGCCGCGACCGCCCAGGCCCCGCAGGGGCGCGGCGAGGGGCGGCCTGCCCGCGGCGAGCGCCCGGCGTGGGGCGAGCGACCGATGTGGGGCGAGCGCCCCGCCAGGGGCGGACGCGATCCCGCGCGGCCGCAATTCGGGCGGGCGCCCGGTCCGGGCACGCGGCCCGAACGGAGCCGGACGCCGGAGGCCGGCCCGGCGCCGCGCCGGATGGTGTGGCGCGATCCGGAGGCCGAGGCCGCAAGCGAGGCGCGGCCGCGGGTGCGGCGGCGCAGCAGCGATCCCAAGGAGGCCCGGGCCGCGGCGGCCGAGCGCCCGCGCGAGCGGGTCGGCGCCATCGCGTCGGGCGAGCGCCGGGTAGTGGTCGAGCGGCTCGTGGCGGAGCCCGCCCCCGAGCCGAGCCGGCCCCCTCGGCCGGAAGGCCGGCTTCGGCCCGAAGGTCGGCCCCGGCCCGAAGGTCGGCACCGGCCGGAAGGCCGACAGGAGGGCGAGCGGCCCGCGCGGGCGGAGCGCCCCGACCGGGCACCCCGCGCCCGCGAGGAGCGCCCGGCGCGGCGTCCGTACGCCGAGGGGGCGGCGCCCGAGCGGCGCGGCCCGAAGGGCGGCTTCGGAGGCGGCCCGCCGGGCTCCGGCAAGGGCGGTTTCGGCAAGGGCGGCTTTGCCAAGAGCGGCGGCCGGTCCGGCCCGGGCAAGCCGGCCGGCAAGGGCGGAGCCCGGCCGGGCGGCGCTCCGGGCGGGCGGGGCCGCGCGGGTCCGTCCGCGGGGGCCGGCCGTCCGGGCGGCGGACCGCCGCGTGGAGGGCCGCCGCGCGGGGGGCGCCCGCCACGCGGGCACTGA
- a CDS encoding nucleoside deaminase yields MGESSEPQTRIRPDPLGLAFEAARAAAAAGEVPVGAVVMRGGTVLAVAGNRPRALRDPTAHAEILAIRAACQAIGDERLAGCDLYVTLEPCAMCAGAISFARIRRLYFAAADPKGGAVENGPRLFSQPTCHHAPEVYGGLREAEAAALLRDFFRERRD; encoded by the coding sequence ATGGGCGAATCGTCAGAACCGCAGACCCGGATCCGCCCCGATCCCCTCGGGCTCGCCTTCGAGGCCGCCCGCGCCGCAGCGGCGGCCGGCGAGGTGCCGGTCGGCGCGGTCGTGATGCGCGGCGGGACCGTGCTCGCGGTGGCGGGCAACCGCCCGCGGGCCCTGCGGGACCCGACCGCCCATGCGGAGATCCTGGCGATCCGGGCCGCCTGTCAGGCGATCGGCGACGAGCGGCTCGCGGGCTGCGACCTCTACGTCACACTCGAACCCTGCGCCATGTGCGCGGGGGCGATCAGCTTCGCGCGCATCCGCCGGCTCTACTTCGCCGCCGCCGATCCCAAGGGCGGCGCCGTCGAGAACGGGCCGCGGCTGTTCTCCCAGCCCACCTGCCATCACGCCCCCGAGGTCTATGGCGGCCTGCGCGAGGCCGAGGCGGCGGCCCTGCTGCGGGATTTCTTTCGCGAGCGGCGGGACTGA